From Streptomyces sp. NBC_00775, one genomic window encodes:
- a CDS encoding TetR/AcrR family transcriptional regulator: MTESDTPAEPAADRRGKPRPRTRMPAAERRASILAAATEVFSETGYQRSKVSDIARRVGVTEPVVFQNFGSKSALYEAVLDHAATAVTTLLAQAADAGRPVPDVLATFIDPAHMDRFHQRGAHGFLFADAAALAHDPALGEAARHVHQHFAQALADLVHRGQQAGDIRPDVTPHAAAWGLISLLAGRSFRAAVVPDPAATEAELTEMTLRSLLPRAQQRPEKP, from the coding sequence GTGACCGAGTCCGATACGCCCGCCGAGCCGGCCGCCGACCGGCGGGGCAAGCCCCGCCCGCGCACCCGGATGCCCGCCGCCGAACGTCGCGCGTCGATCCTGGCCGCGGCCACCGAGGTCTTCTCCGAAACGGGCTACCAGCGGAGCAAGGTCTCCGACATCGCCCGGCGGGTCGGCGTCACCGAACCGGTCGTCTTCCAGAACTTCGGTTCCAAGTCCGCGCTGTACGAGGCGGTCCTCGACCACGCGGCCACCGCGGTCACCACACTCCTCGCCCAGGCCGCCGACGCCGGACGCCCGGTCCCCGACGTCCTGGCCACCTTCATCGACCCGGCTCACATGGACCGATTCCACCAACGCGGCGCCCACGGCTTCCTCTTCGCCGACGCCGCCGCCCTCGCCCACGACCCCGCCCTCGGTGAAGCCGCCCGCCACGTCCACCAGCACTTCGCCCAGGCCCTCGCCGACCTCGTCCATCGCGGCCAGCAAGCCGGAGACATCCGCCCCGACGTCACCCCGCACGCCGCCGCCTGGGGACTCATCTCCCTGCTGGCCGGCCGATCCTTCCGCGCGGCCGTCGTCCCCGACCCGGCCGCCACGGAGGCCGAACTCACGGAGATGACACTCCGGTCTCTGCTGCCCAGGGCACAGCAGAGACCGGAGAAGCCCTGA